DNA from Kryptolebias marmoratus isolate JLee-2015 linkage group LG15, ASM164957v2, whole genome shotgun sequence:
tttaaattacCTATTTCATTTATCTAATTAAATATACATCTATTTTATTAGTGACAAAGTGTTGTAGAATAAATGCCAAAATATGTATTATTCCACATATACTCTTCATAATATATagccttttacattttataacaacgttattgttataaaatgtaaaacgaGTGAATAACATCAGGAtgctttaattctttttatgcaatttatttttttacaacttcaTAACGTCCTCTGTAAttagtaaaaaatgaaaatgacacCCTCCTGACAACCCTTCAGTAAAGGTGACACTAATTTGATGGATGCTAACTAAACGGCTTAAATATTTGGAATTCTTCCAATCCTTGcctttcagcaaaacaaaaaagaaaagatcaaaaTAAGACATTCGAGGTGGGAAGCCCCTGGTTTGACTTGACATGGAATGTCCCGAGACTGAGAAGGGTTCCGTGTTTGAATTAAATGAAGAGTCTATGCGTACGAGCGTCTGAGTCAGAGTCAGACTGAAGGACACCACGGTTCCACCCCTCGAGCTCATCCGCCCgcctcacacacagacacacacctgctCTTTGATGTAGCTGTTCCCACTGGGCGCCAGGCCTCGGAGAGTCAGCCCGACGATGAAGCACCACACCGAGAGTCCAGCCTCAGCTGCCGACAACATGGCGCACGGGATCCACAGGGCCAGGGTGGTGTCCTGGTAGAGGTGAAGAGGTAGGAACAGAAAGCACTGCGAGGTTAGACttgtaaaagtgaaaaacatcaaatttatgAGCAAACATACtgaagaaggaaaacaagagcACCGCCAACGGTACATAATACACCCGTCAGAAAATGTCAGAGTAATCAAAATCCAAAGAGTGAATTTCCTCACATGACAATCCCGACTACACGTGTCTAGAGTTGGATCAAGGAGTCACCTgtgacattgacctttgacccagtgactttgaaatcaacagggatCATACCCATCCCATGAGGCCTTACCTGTGCAGTTTGACTCTCCTACTTCACACGGTTACGGAGTTAGAGCTTGGACAAGGTTTTCTCAAAGGGGTCACCTTTGACTtcttgaccttgaaatcaatagggatcatctttgacccatgaggtgtccagctgagcAGTCTGACTTTTCCATGTCAAAGGCCTCATCAATTTCGAGCTCGgaaggcagccatcttggaacGGGCATACTCACATAGATTCGCGTGGTGTCGAACGGACACTGGGCGCTGACAGGTGAGCGAGCGTTGATGGGCACCATCGTCTCGTTGCATCCAAACATCAGACCTTTTCCGTTGTGGGCAATGGTGATACCGACGGCCAACAGGAGACCGGTGCAGCACGCCGCTGAGAGCAAGCCGTTCAGGAACGACGCAACCAAAAGTCCTATTTGCTGAGGACACACAGGGACAACATCACGTACAGTACAGCGTTCACGAAGTGTGTCAGCGTCTGAAGTCAAATTTAAGTCTTACCAGTTTGAACTCATGCAGGTTCCTTGATACCACGATGGCAATAATCCCAGAGGCGATGCTCTGTGAGATTGGAATGATAAGATGAGCAGCTCATCTTCAACAAAGTAAGCTTTATTAGAGAAATAATCCTAGCCTCAGGTTGTGAGACTGCCTTTGGATGTCTGGCTAAGAAAGCTTAAATACGGCTGTGACAACGTAAGAAGCCACCGGTGAAAAGCACACGTAGTCGGGTTTATTTTGTAGATCGCGTGCgttttgtctgcttttatttgtacGACCCCCACATCCCTTTCAGAGTTCGTTTCAGTCAAAAGGAAAAGTTAACCCCATTTTATTACAGACAAGTGTCAGGTTATCTGATAAATGAGTGTTAATGAGGCCTGCCCCAAAGGGACGCCTGATTGGTTTGAAGAACCAGCTCCTCCGTGAAAAGGCAAGTTCGGTCTTGACTGCGGAGAAACATTCCCAGCAGAATTACTGATCGCATCGCCTcgtgcataaaaacaaaaatcagacaaaGTCATACGTGATGTTAGGCACAGGcctgaacatttcctgaagTGGGATTTATAAAACTCTGTTCCAAACATGCATTAGATCttgaaaattaatatttgatgtttttgttcaaaacgagaaagggtttgtttgtttgtcttctttctgcTGCGTAACacgactgtttttaaaacatgcacataTTGTTTTGGACTGCAATggaaggagaaagaaagagacactAAAAGCAGACATAGTTGTTGGCACTGAGAGGCAACTTTTTCATGTCACagatgtaagaaaaaaaattatgtggCAAAGGGCTGCAGGATGAGCTGGAGAAGTTGTTTGTGTGATACAACATcgattttaagataaaaaatattcagatttctGTAAAGCGTGGCCTTTAAAGTTATGGTTTCTGTGTCTCAACTGCTTAGctgacttcaaaacaaaacagaaaaaaccaGAAGCAGTGACTCACCAGCAAGCCAGAAGTTACAGAAATGATGTTGGCTACAGTGTACTCAGTGCTAGTATGCTGGGTGGGTTTGGAGATGTGGCGGAGGACATTCCCGTGGACAATAGCACCGAGGATGAAGTTGACATGACCGACCAGAATGAGCGTTAAGCCCTTTTTCATCAATCTCCCTGGCCCTTTGTCCTTATCTGGgtgacaaaaaacacacagaggttttctatatttaaaagactttagaaataaataactgaGAAGCAATAAATATTACATGATGTGACATCAAATcccaaacacaaattaaatactGCTTCTACTAACAGGTTCGTTCATTGTGACACCCTGACCGATGCTGTTCCCTGCCGTTTGTGGAGTTAGTTATGTTgttattaaaaagtttaaatcaggGGTTCTCAAAGTTGGGACTAAAGGCCACAAAACACCAAGTGGGGAGGTCTTAAGATGTACAGAAatcaaatcaactttaaaaaatgactgccagtagcttatttagccttagTTGTtacaaaagatgaaaaacataGTCATAAATGGATCAAAAAGAGATTAGAATGGCTCATGATGTTGTTTGCTTATTGGCTTATAAACAgtgtttataaaatttaaaccaGCAAGAGTTGGAGTTTAACTTTGAAGGcgaaaagctgaaatgtttgcactttaaaaacatggaTGCTTTAAGCTCTTCACAATAATCCCCCCTACACCTAAAGtacttttaatatttactgCACATCTGGTGATGTagcagcagaaataataaatattaatagaCTACCTAACTTTCTACAGACAGCTACTTTCACATGAGCGTCTGTTCCACCacgaagggtttttttttttgcaccagcTATCACTCACTGGCATGTTACAAGTGAAGAATTGAATGACCTCCAGTCTCCaaatctttagttttctttcctcttcaaGCTTTACTTTCAGCAGCTCTACTCTTGTTGGTGAATGGAGTAAATTGATCATATTTTCCTATTAGTTTTCCGCAGATACAGCAGCACAGGAACACACTTCAGCAGGTAAACGAGTAAAACACACCAGACTGTAGGGGGACGTCCAACTTTTCTGTTCTGACTGCACGTctttaactaaaataataaacagcaaGACGAAATGAACTAACTGAGTGTacgttttaaaaatgaaacctttGCGGTGCGCAGGCCTGTGGTCTGGTACATCCGTGCTGTAGAAATACTATCGGAAATTTGCTGCTCgacacttttatttgtatttatttcgcGCCTCTGTGAGACCCGGAGGACCACTCACCGAAGCTGCACATTTCTCTGCTCGGACCGAGGTCTTCCtctgaataaaacaatgtttacactcttttttttttttcctccccccagTTCACCGTTCGACGCCACAACCTGCGCCCCGTCTCGCGGACGTCCCTTTGTCCACTTCCTGGATGACGTCACCAAGC
Protein-coding regions in this window:
- the LOC108237335 gene encoding keratinocyte-associated protein 3, with product MCSFDKDKGPGRLMKKGLTLILVGHVNFILGAIVHGNVLRHISKPTQHTSTEYTVANIISVTSGLLSIASGIIAIVVSRNLHEFKLQIGLLVASFLNGLLSAACCTGLLLAVGITIAHNGKGLMFGCNETMVPINARSPVSAQCPFDTTRIYDTTLALWIPCAMLSAAEAGLSVWCFIVGLTLRGLAPSGNSYIKEQLEEEAESSPHAHRLMGPSNPEV